The proteins below come from a single Streptomyces spongiicola genomic window:
- a CDS encoding ArsA family ATPase, translating to MSRLQVVSGKGGTGKTTVAAALSLALATEGKRTLLVEVEGRQGIAQLFETEALPYEERKIAVAPGGGEVCALAIDAERALLDYLQMFYKLGSAGRALKKLGAIDFATTIAPGVRDVLLTGKACEAVRRRDKQGRYVYDHVVMDAPPTGRITRFLNVNDEVAGLAKIGPIHHQAQAVMRVLKSAETAVHLVTLLEEMPVQETADGIAELRAADLPTGMVIVNMVRPHVLDEEAVRSAGTATRRKDIARSLSGAGVSGAAGLVGPLLEQAAEHAQRVELEREQRAALEALELPAYELPLLSEGVDLAGLFQLATELRKLGVNSGADAGGDAQ from the coding sequence GTGAGCAGGCTCCAGGTCGTCAGCGGCAAGGGCGGGACCGGTAAGACGACGGTCGCCGCGGCCCTCTCGCTCGCCCTCGCGACCGAGGGAAAGCGCACCCTCCTCGTCGAGGTCGAGGGCAGGCAAGGTATCGCACAGCTCTTCGAGACGGAGGCACTGCCCTACGAGGAACGCAAGATCGCCGTGGCTCCCGGCGGCGGCGAGGTGTGCGCGCTGGCCATCGACGCCGAGCGGGCCCTCCTCGACTACCTCCAGATGTTCTACAAACTGGGGTCGGCGGGCCGGGCCCTGAAGAAGCTCGGCGCGATCGACTTCGCCACGACCATCGCGCCGGGCGTGCGAGACGTCCTCCTGACCGGCAAGGCCTGCGAGGCCGTGCGCCGCCGGGACAAGCAGGGCCGGTATGTCTACGACCACGTCGTCATGGACGCCCCTCCGACCGGCCGCATCACCCGTTTCCTGAACGTCAACGACGAGGTCGCCGGTCTCGCCAAGATCGGCCCGATACACCATCAGGCCCAGGCGGTGATGCGCGTCCTCAAGTCCGCCGAGACCGCCGTCCACCTGGTCACACTGCTGGAGGAGATGCCCGTGCAGGAGACCGCGGACGGCATCGCCGAGCTGCGTGCAGCGGACCTCCCCACCGGCATGGTGATCGTGAACATGGTGCGTCCGCACGTCCTCGACGAGGAGGCGGTGCGGAGCGCCGGGACCGCCACCCGCCGCAAGGACATCGCCAGGTCGCTGAGCGGGGCGGGGGTGAGCGGCGCGGCCGGACTGGTCGGGCCGCTGCTCGAGCAGGCCGCCGAGCACGCCCAGCGCGTCGAGCTGGAGCGCGAGCAGCGCGCCGCTCTGGAGGCGCTGGAGCTGCCGGCGTACGAACTCCCGCTGCTGAGCGAAGGGGTCGACCTGGCCGGGCTGTTCCAGCTGGCGACCGAGCTGCGAAAGCTCGGAGTGAACAGCGGAGCCGATGCCGGGGGGGATGCCCAGTGA
- a CDS encoding DUF4177 domain-containing protein, giving the protein MTKWEYATVPLLVHATKQILDTWGEDGWELVQVVPGPNNPEQLVAYLKREKS; this is encoded by the coding sequence ATGACCAAGTGGGAATACGCGACCGTGCCCCTTCTCGTGCACGCGACCAAGCAGATCCTGGACACCTGGGGCGAGGACGGCTGGGAACTCGTCCAGGTCGTCCCCGGGCCGAACAACCCCGAGCAGCTCGTGGCCTACCTCAAGCGGGAGAAGTCATGA
- a CDS encoding RidA family protein has product MSGAVEGRLTELGLTLPAVVPPLAAYQPAVQSGPYVYTSGQLPMVEGKLPVTGKVGAEVTPEEARELAATCALNALAAVKSIAGDLDRIARVVKVVGFVASASDFTGQPAVVNGASELLGAVLGDRGVHARSAVGVAVLPLDAPVEVEIQVELVQG; this is encoded by the coding sequence ATGAGCGGTGCCGTCGAGGGCAGGCTCACCGAACTCGGGCTGACGCTGCCGGCCGTCGTGCCGCCGCTGGCGGCCTATCAGCCGGCCGTGCAGTCGGGTCCGTACGTATACACCTCCGGGCAGCTCCCGATGGTGGAGGGGAAGCTTCCGGTGACCGGCAAGGTCGGCGCGGAGGTGACCCCCGAGGAGGCCAGGGAACTGGCCGCCACCTGTGCGCTGAACGCGCTGGCCGCCGTGAAGTCCATCGCCGGCGACCTGGACCGGATCGCCCGGGTCGTGAAGGTGGTCGGCTTCGTCGCCTCCGCCTCCGACTTCACGGGTCAGCCCGCCGTCGTCAACGGAGCGAGTGAGTTGCTCGGCGCGGTCCTCGGCGACAGGGGCGTGCACGCGCGCAGCGCCGTGGGTGTCGCCGTGCTGCCGCTGGACGCGCCCGTCGAGGTCGAGATCCAGGTGGAGCTCGTCCAGGGCTGA
- a CDS encoding NUDIX hydrolase yields the protein MSNGQWYPPEWPDRIRALAAGELTAVVPRRAATVMLLKDTSEGVHVHMLRRRASMAFAGGAYVYPGGGVDERDARPVRWAGPSLSEWARRLGVEDEASAQAVVCAAVRETYEEAGVLLAGETGDSVVEDTTGADWEADRAALVDRTLPFAEFLDRRGLVLRSDLLGAWARWITPEFEPRRFDTWFFAASLPRGQRTRNASTEADRTVWIRPTDAAAGYDAGELLMMPPTIATLRVLGRFASAADALAAAAGRDLAPILAQARLEEGGVVLSWPGHDEFTKHIPVGGTGPAGATGGAL from the coding sequence ATGTCCAATGGTCAGTGGTACCCACCGGAATGGCCCGACCGGATCCGGGCGCTCGCCGCGGGCGAGCTCACCGCCGTCGTCCCGCGCCGGGCGGCGACCGTGATGCTGCTCAAGGACACCTCCGAGGGCGTACACGTCCATATGCTGCGCCGCCGCGCCTCCATGGCCTTCGCCGGGGGCGCGTACGTCTACCCGGGCGGCGGGGTGGACGAGCGCGACGCACGGCCGGTGCGCTGGGCGGGGCCCTCCCTGTCCGAGTGGGCGCGGCGGCTCGGTGTCGAGGACGAGGCGTCCGCGCAGGCCGTGGTCTGCGCGGCGGTCCGGGAGACATACGAGGAGGCAGGCGTCCTGCTGGCCGGCGAGACCGGTGACTCCGTCGTCGAGGACACCACCGGCGCCGACTGGGAGGCCGACCGCGCGGCCCTCGTCGACCGGACGCTGCCCTTCGCCGAGTTCCTCGACCGCAGGGGCCTGGTTCTGCGGTCGGACCTGCTGGGGGCGTGGGCGCGGTGGATCACCCCGGAGTTCGAGCCGCGCCGTTTCGACACCTGGTTCTTCGCCGCCTCACTGCCGCGAGGCCAGCGGACCAGGAACGCCTCCACCGAGGCCGACCGCACGGTGTGGATCCGGCCGACGGACGCCGCCGCCGGGTACGACGCGGGCGAGCTGCTGATGATGCCGCCGACGATCGCCACGCTGCGGGTGCTGGGACGGTTCGCCAGCGCCGCGGACGCCCTCGCCGCGGCGGCCGGCCGGGACCTGGCGCCGATCCTGGCTCAGGCACGCTTGGAGGAGGGGGGAGTGGTGCTCAGCTGGCCGGGCCACGACGAGTTCACCAAGCACATCCCCGTGGGCGGAACGGGTCCGGCCGGGGCGACGGGAGGCGCGCTGTGA
- a CDS encoding MBL fold metallo-hydrolase, producing the protein MTNASVLPGQPRGAVVSGRATARTINVLAPNPSAMTLDGTNTWIVAEPDSDLAVVVDPGPLDQGHLRNVVATAEKAGKRIALTLLTHGHPDHAEGAARFAELTGTKVRALDPALRLGDEGLAAGDVIRTGGLELRVVPTPGHTADSLCFHLAADQAVLTGDTVLGRGTTVVAHPDGRLGDYLDSLRRLRSLTVDDGVHTVLPGHGPVLEDAQGAVEYYLAHRASRLAQIETAVENGYRSAADVVAHVYADVDRSLWPAAELSVRAQLEYLREHGLI; encoded by the coding sequence GTGACCAACGCATCCGTGCTGCCGGGGCAGCCGCGCGGCGCGGTCGTGTCCGGTCGCGCGACCGCCCGCACGATCAACGTCCTGGCACCCAATCCGTCCGCGATGACACTGGACGGCACCAACACGTGGATCGTCGCCGAGCCGGACTCGGACCTCGCCGTCGTCGTCGACCCGGGACCGCTCGACCAGGGCCATCTGCGGAACGTCGTCGCCACGGCGGAGAAGGCGGGCAAGCGGATCGCACTGACCCTGCTCACCCACGGACATCCGGACCACGCCGAGGGAGCCGCCCGGTTCGCCGAGCTGACCGGGACGAAGGTGCGTGCCCTCGACCCCGCACTCCGGCTCGGCGACGAGGGGCTGGCCGCGGGGGACGTGATCCGTACCGGCGGTCTGGAGCTGAGGGTCGTACCGACGCCCGGGCACACGGCGGACTCGCTCTGCTTTCATCTGGCCGCCGACCAGGCCGTGCTGACCGGTGACACCGTCCTCGGCCGGGGTACCACGGTCGTCGCGCATCCGGACGGCCGCCTCGGCGACTATCTGGACTCGCTGCGCCGGCTGCGCTCCCTGACCGTGGACGACGGGGTGCACACGGTGCTTCCCGGGCACGGCCCGGTGCTGGAGGACGCCCAGGGCGCCGTGGAGTACTACCTCGCCCACCGGGCGAGCCGGCTGGCGCAGATCGAGACGGCCGTGGAGAACGGCTACCGCTCGGCGGCCGACGTGGTCGCACACGTGTACGCCGATGTCGACCGGTCGCTGTGGCCCGCGGCGGAACTCTCGGTGCGGGCACAGCTCGAGTACCTGCGAGAACACGGCCTCATCTAA
- a CDS encoding Crp/Fnr family transcriptional regulator — protein sequence MDDVLRRAPLFAALDDEQAAELRASMSEVTLARGDALFHEGDPGDRLYVVTEGKVKLHRTSPDGRENMLAVLGPGELIGELSLFDPGPRTATATALTEVKLLGLGHGDLQPWLNARPEVATALLRAVARRLRKTNDQMSDLVFSDVPGRVARALLDLSRRFGVQSEEGIHVVHDLTQEELAQLVGASRETVNKALADFAQRGWLRLEARAVILLDVERLAKRSR from the coding sequence GTGGACGACGTTCTGCGGCGCGCCCCGCTCTTCGCGGCGCTCGATGACGAGCAGGCCGCGGAGCTCCGCGCCTCGATGAGTGAAGTGACGCTCGCCCGCGGCGACGCGCTCTTCCACGAGGGTGACCCGGGCGACCGCCTCTACGTGGTCACCGAGGGCAAGGTCAAGCTCCACCGCACCTCCCCCGACGGCCGGGAGAACATGCTGGCCGTGCTCGGCCCCGGCGAGCTGATCGGCGAGCTGTCCCTCTTCGACCCGGGACCGCGTACCGCCACCGCCACCGCTCTCACCGAGGTCAAGCTCCTCGGCCTGGGCCACGGCGACCTGCAACCCTGGCTGAACGCGCGCCCCGAGGTGGCCACCGCGCTCCTTCGCGCCGTCGCCCGCAGACTCCGCAAGACCAACGACCAGATGTCCGACCTGGTCTTCTCCGACGTTCCCGGTCGTGTCGCCCGGGCGCTCCTCGACCTCTCGCGCCGTTTCGGCGTGCAGTCGGAGGAGGGCATCCACGTCGTCCACGACCTGACCCAGGAAGAGCTGGCCCAGCTCGTCGGCGCCTCCCGTGAAACCGTGAACAAGGCGCTGGCCGACTTCGCGCAGCGCGGCTGGCTCCGGCTCGAGGCCCGCGCGGTCATCCTGCTCGACGTGGAGCGCCTCGCCAAGCGTTCCCGTTAG
- the nth gene encoding endonuclease III: MAQTPAAKAAGTEKSAAGASAEAAAPKGTTRKSAAGKPTAAAMPTTKKKPDAKKKPDAKNRPDAEGKPDAKSKPDAGKEYGRKKSRAVPAAGSESRLAMVRRARRINRELADVYPYAHPELDFRNPFQLLVATVLSAQTTDLRVNQTTPALFARYPAPEDMAAAVPEEVEELIRPTGFFRAKAKSLIGLSKALRDDFGGEVPGRLEDLVTLPGVGRKTAFVVLGNAFGVPGITVDTHFMRLARRWKWTEQEDPVKIEAEVAGIFPKSEWTMLSHRVIFHGRRICHARKPACGACPIAHLCPSYGEGETDPERARKLLKYEMGGFPGQRLNPPPDYPGKPAAPLGAG, encoded by the coding sequence GTGGCGCAGACGCCTGCGGCGAAGGCGGCTGGGACGGAGAAGTCCGCGGCCGGGGCCTCCGCTGAGGCGGCGGCGCCGAAGGGCACCACCAGGAAGTCCGCGGCCGGGAAGCCCACCGCTGCGGCGATGCCCACCACCAAGAAGAAGCCGGACGCCAAGAAGAAGCCGGACGCGAAGAACAGGCCGGATGCAGAGGGCAAGCCGGACGCCAAGAGCAAACCGGACGCCGGGAAGGAGTACGGCAGGAAGAAGTCGCGGGCCGTGCCGGCCGCCGGGTCCGAGTCCCGGCTGGCGATGGTGCGCAGGGCGCGCCGGATCAACCGTGAGCTTGCCGACGTGTATCCGTACGCACACCCCGAGCTTGACTTCCGCAACCCCTTCCAGTTGCTCGTCGCGACCGTACTGTCCGCTCAGACGACGGACCTGCGGGTGAACCAGACGACGCCCGCGCTCTTCGCCAGGTACCCGGCGCCCGAGGACATGGCCGCGGCCGTGCCGGAGGAGGTGGAGGAGCTGATCAGGCCGACCGGATTCTTCCGGGCCAAGGCGAAGTCCCTCATCGGCCTGTCCAAGGCGCTGCGGGACGACTTCGGCGGCGAGGTTCCCGGTCGGCTGGAGGACCTGGTCACGCTGCCCGGTGTCGGGCGCAAGACGGCCTTCGTGGTGCTGGGGAACGCGTTCGGGGTCCCGGGTATCACCGTGGACACCCACTTCATGCGGCTCGCCCGCCGGTGGAAGTGGACCGAGCAGGAGGACCCGGTCAAGATCGAGGCTGAGGTCGCCGGCATCTTCCCGAAGAGCGAGTGGACGATGCTCTCCCACCGGGTCATCTTCCATGGCCGCCGGATCTGCCACGCCCGCAAACCGGCGTGCGGCGCATGCCCCATCGCCCATCTCTGCCCCTCGTACGGGGAAGGCGAGACCGATCCGGAAAGGGCGAGGAAGCTCCTCAAGTACGAGATGGGCGGCTTCCCGGGGCAGCGTCTGAATCCTCCGCCCGACTACCCGGGCAAGCCCGCAGCCCCGCTGGGGGCCGGGTGA
- a CDS encoding NUDIX hydrolase, which translates to MTRTHGTHGRHGGDAVVSGEDLPDWLEPVSRSAGTIAAEQLSRFLPPAGGGGRQSAVLILFGDGSRGPELLLMERATSLRSHAGQPSFPGGALDPGDGDPATTGPLRAALREAEEETGLDPSGVQIFGVLPRLYIPVSGFVVTPVLGWWRDRSPVTAVDPAETARVFTVPVADLTDPVNRATAVHPSGHLGPAFLVESALVWGFTGGLIDRILHFAGWERPWDRARQVPLDWRS; encoded by the coding sequence ATGACACGTACGCACGGGACGCACGGGAGACACGGCGGCGACGCGGTGGTGAGTGGCGAGGACCTGCCCGACTGGCTGGAACCCGTGTCACGGTCCGCCGGAACCATAGCTGCCGAGCAGCTCAGCCGGTTTCTCCCGCCCGCGGGTGGCGGAGGGCGTCAGTCCGCCGTGCTGATCCTGTTCGGCGACGGCTCCCGGGGCCCCGAGCTGCTGCTCATGGAGCGGGCGACCAGCCTGCGCTCCCACGCCGGCCAGCCGTCGTTTCCCGGCGGTGCCCTCGATCCCGGGGACGGCGATCCGGCCACCACGGGGCCGCTCCGCGCCGCTCTCCGGGAGGCCGAGGAGGAGACCGGCCTCGATCCGTCCGGCGTCCAGATCTTCGGGGTGCTGCCCCGCCTGTACATCCCGGTGAGCGGCTTCGTCGTGACCCCGGTCCTCGGCTGGTGGCGCGACCGCTCCCCGGTCACCGCAGTCGACCCCGCCGAGACCGCCCGGGTCTTCACCGTGCCCGTGGCGGATCTCACGGACCCGGTGAACCGGGCCACGGCCGTCCACCCCAGCGGTCACCTCGGTCCGGCCTTCCTGGTCGAGTCGGCTCTGGTCTGGGGTTTCACCGGCGGATTGATCGACCGCATCCTGCACTTCGCGGGCTGGGAGCGACCGTGGGACCGTGCCAGGCAGGTCCCGCTCGACTGGCGTTCGTGA
- a CDS encoding MarP family serine protease: protein MNLLDILLLLAAVWFAVVGYRQGFVVGVLSVVGFLGGGLVAVYSLPFLWDRTTNGTEVSTAAAIVAVVIVIVFASVGQALTTHLGNKLRRYITWTPARALDATGGALVNVAALLLVAWIIGLLVEGTALPLFGTEARNSKILHGVTRVLPAQAPTWFQDYRSILAQNGFPQVFSPFANEPITEVRPPDPALVDSPVAARAQRSIVKVVGTAQSCNKVLEGTGFVFSERRVMTNAHVVGGVDEPTVQIGGEGRRYDAKVVLYDWQRDIAVLDVPDLKAPPLRFSDEDARSGDSAIVAGFPENGSYDVRSARVRGRIEAEGRDIYRRGDVRRDVYSLFTTVRQGNSGGPLLTADGDVYGVIFARSLDDADTGYALTADEIRDDIRLGRTADQEVDSQGCAL from the coding sequence GTGAACCTGCTGGACATCCTGCTGTTGCTCGCCGCCGTGTGGTTCGCCGTCGTCGGATATCGCCAGGGCTTCGTCGTCGGCGTCCTGTCGGTGGTCGGGTTTCTCGGCGGTGGGCTCGTCGCCGTCTACTCGCTCCCCTTTCTCTGGGACCGGACGACGAACGGGACGGAGGTGTCCACGGCAGCCGCGATAGTCGCCGTCGTGATCGTGATCGTGTTCGCCTCCGTCGGCCAGGCACTCACCACCCACCTGGGCAACAAGCTCCGCCGCTACATCACATGGACCCCGGCACGTGCGCTAGACGCGACCGGTGGTGCCCTGGTGAACGTCGCCGCGCTGCTGCTGGTGGCCTGGATCATCGGCCTCCTCGTGGAAGGCACGGCGCTGCCTCTGTTCGGCACGGAGGCCAGGAACTCCAAGATCCTGCACGGCGTCACCCGGGTGCTGCCGGCGCAGGCGCCGACATGGTTCCAGGACTACCGGTCCATCCTCGCGCAGAACGGCTTCCCCCAGGTCTTCAGCCCCTTCGCCAACGAGCCCATCACCGAGGTCAGGCCGCCGGACCCGGCGCTGGTCGACAGCCCGGTGGCGGCCCGGGCGCAGCGGTCCATCGTCAAGGTCGTCGGCACGGCGCAGAGTTGCAACAAGGTCCTCGAGGGCACGGGTTTCGTCTTCTCCGAACGGCGGGTCATGACGAACGCGCACGTCGTGGGCGGAGTCGACGAGCCGACGGTGCAGATAGGCGGGGAGGGCAGGCGGTACGACGCCAAGGTCGTCCTCTACGACTGGCAGCGCGACATCGCCGTGCTGGACGTCCCCGACCTGAAGGCGCCGCCGCTGCGCTTCAGCGACGAGGACGCCCGCAGCGGTGACAGCGCGATCGTCGCGGGTTTCCCGGAGAACGGGTCCTACGATGTCCGCTCCGCGCGGGTCCGGGGTCGCATAGAGGCCGAGGGCCGCGACATCTACCGCCGCGGCGACGTGCGCCGTGATGTCTACTCGCTGTTCACGACGGTCCGCCAGGGCAACTCCGGCGGCCCGCTGCTCACGGCCGACGGTGACGTGTACGGAGTGATCTTCGCCCGGTCGCTGGACGACGCCGACACCGGTTACGCACTGACGGCCGACGAGATCCGCGACGACATCAGACTCGGCCGCACGGCCGACCAGGAGGTCGACAGCCAGGGCTGCGCGCTCTGA
- a CDS encoding alpha/beta fold hydrolase, whose translation MTAPDTPSVGNGSSTGNGNAAGNGNWSGAGNGNGSGNGAGNGGPIRIDGPWTHRDVAANGARFHIAELGDGPLVLLLHGFPQFWWTWRHQLPALADAGFRAVAMDLRGVGGSDRTPRGYDPANLALDITGVVRSLGEPDAALVGHGLGGYLAWTAAVMRPKLVRRLAVSSMPHPRRWRSSMLGDFAQSRAGSYVWGFQRPWLPERQLLADDAALVGRLIREWSGPRPPEEEALDVYRRAMSIPSTAHCSIEPYRWMVRSMARPDGIQFNRRMKRPVRVPTLHLHGSLDTAMRTRSAAGSGQYVEAPYRWRLFDGLGHFPHEEDPVAFSSELVNWLKDPEPDR comes from the coding sequence ATGACGGCACCCGATACGCCCTCTGTCGGCAACGGAAGCAGCACCGGGAACGGAAACGCCGCCGGGAACGGGAACTGGAGCGGCGCCGGGAACGGAAACGGTAGCGGGAACGGCGCCGGGAACGGCGGCCCCATCCGGATCGACGGGCCCTGGACCCATCGGGACGTGGCGGCCAACGGCGCCCGCTTCCACATCGCGGAGCTGGGCGACGGACCGCTGGTGCTGCTGCTGCACGGCTTTCCGCAGTTCTGGTGGACATGGCGGCACCAGCTGCCCGCCCTGGCCGACGCCGGCTTCCGCGCGGTCGCGATGGACCTCCGCGGCGTCGGAGGCAGCGACCGCACACCCCGGGGTTACGACCCCGCGAACCTCGCACTCGACATCACCGGCGTGGTGCGGTCCCTCGGCGAGCCCGACGCGGCGCTCGTGGGCCACGGCCTCGGCGGCTATCTCGCCTGGACGGCGGCCGTGATGCGGCCCAAGCTCGTCCGGCGACTCGCGGTCTCCTCGATGCCGCACCCGCGCCGCTGGCGCTCGTCGATGCTCGGCGACTTCGCGCAGAGCCGCGCCGGCTCGTATGTGTGGGGCTTCCAGCGGCCCTGGCTGCCGGAGCGTCAGCTCCTCGCGGACGACGCGGCCCTGGTAGGGCGGCTGATCAGGGAGTGGTCGGGGCCCCGCCCTCCCGAGGAGGAGGCTCTCGACGTCTACCGCCGGGCCATGTCCATCCCGTCGACGGCGCATTGCTCGATCGAGCCGTACCGGTGGATGGTGCGGTCGATGGCCCGTCCGGACGGTATCCAGTTCAACCGCAGGATGAAGCGTCCGGTCCGGGTGCCGACGCTCCATCTCCATGGCTCGCTGGACACGGCGATGCGCACGCGCAGCGCGGCGGGCTCCGGTCAGTACGTCGAAGCCCCCTACCGCTGGAGGCTGTTCGACGGGCTCGGCCACTTCCCCCATGAGGAGGACCCGGTCGCGTTCTCCAGCGAACTCGTCAACTGGCTGAAGGATCCCGAGCCCGACCGGTGA
- a CDS encoding phage holin family protein produces the protein MSDPGSTTTTLEAAGDTVGPVRLAGADKSLGQLVATATAEMSALVHDEIALAKAELRQDVKRGVTGGVAGTVAGVLALFSLPVLSFAAAYGIHNLGLGLAWSFLIVGAAFLLLAGLAALLAVTKFKKVKPPERTIASAKQTAAVLQNAKPHPRGTKAPSASVARSSA, from the coding sequence ATGAGCGACCCCGGCAGCACGACCACCACCCTCGAAGCCGCGGGTGACACGGTCGGACCGGTCCGGCTGGCCGGCGCTGACAAGTCCCTGGGGCAGCTGGTGGCGACGGCGACCGCCGAGATGTCCGCCCTGGTGCACGACGAGATCGCGCTGGCCAAGGCGGAACTCAGGCAGGACGTCAAGCGGGGGGTGACGGGCGGGGTGGCCGGCACGGTCGCCGGGGTCCTCGCCCTGTTCTCCCTGCCGGTGCTGAGCTTCGCCGCCGCCTACGGAATCCACAACCTCGGTCTGGGACTCGCCTGGTCGTTCCTGATCGTGGGAGCGGCCTTCCTGCTGCTGGCGGGCCTGGCGGCACTGCTGGCCGTGACCAAGTTCAAGAAGGTCAAGCCGCCGGAGCGCACCATCGCGTCGGCCAAGCAGACGGCCGCCGTGCTGCAGAACGCCAAGCCGCACCCCCGCGGGACGAAGGCCCCCTCCGCATCCGTGGCACGCTCGTCCGCATGA
- the nhaA gene encoding Na+/H+ antiporter NhaA yields MAAPTPTPRKFLGLLSLPERNFVADALRTETVGGILLLAAAIAALLWANTPLASSYQAVSDFHLGPAALGLDLSIQHWAADGLLAIFFFVAGIELKRELVAGDLRDPKAAALPVIAAVCGMAAPALTYVLVSSLGGGSLAGWAVPTATDIAFALGVLAVIGTSLPSAIRAFLLTLAVVDDLFAILIIAFFFTSSLNFAALGGALAGLLVFWLLLRKGVRGWYVYVPLALVIWGLMYNSGVHATIAGVAMGLMLRCTRREGEEHSPGEHIEHLVRPVSAGFAVPMFALFSAGVSVSGDALHAVFTRPETLGVILGLVVGKTFGIFGGTWLAARFTKAELNEDLAWPDVLAVSALAGIGFTVSLLIGELAFAGDPEMTDEIKAAVLLGSLTAALLACVLLKLRVRKYQALCAAEDLDEDQDGIPDVYEKDNPDYHLRMAEIHEKKAAEHRRMAEVASASRAEGDSPA; encoded by the coding sequence GTGGCAGCGCCGACCCCCACCCCCCGTAAGTTCCTCGGGCTCCTCTCCCTCCCCGAGCGCAACTTCGTGGCGGATGCCCTGCGCACCGAGACCGTCGGCGGAATCCTCCTCCTCGCCGCCGCCATCGCCGCGCTGCTCTGGGCGAACACTCCCCTGGCCTCCAGTTACCAGGCCGTGTCCGACTTCCACCTGGGCCCGGCGGCCCTCGGGCTAGACCTGTCCATCCAGCACTGGGCCGCCGACGGACTGCTCGCGATCTTCTTCTTCGTCGCCGGTATCGAACTCAAGCGGGAACTCGTGGCAGGCGATCTGCGCGACCCCAAGGCCGCCGCGCTCCCCGTGATCGCCGCCGTCTGCGGCATGGCCGCGCCCGCACTCACCTACGTGCTGGTCAGCTCACTCGGCGGCGGCTCCCTGGCCGGTTGGGCCGTGCCCACGGCGACCGACATCGCCTTCGCCCTGGGCGTACTGGCGGTGATCGGCACATCGCTGCCGTCGGCGATCCGCGCCTTCCTCCTCACGCTCGCCGTCGTCGACGACCTCTTCGCGATCCTGATCATCGCCTTCTTCTTCACCAGCTCCCTGAACTTCGCAGCGCTCGGCGGGGCCCTGGCCGGCCTCCTGGTCTTCTGGCTGCTGCTCCGCAAGGGCGTACGCGGCTGGTACGTGTACGTCCCGCTGGCCCTGGTCATCTGGGGGCTGATGTACAACAGCGGCGTCCACGCCACCATCGCGGGTGTCGCCATGGGCCTGATGCTGCGCTGCACCAGGCGCGAGGGCGAGGAGCACTCCCCGGGCGAGCACATCGAACATCTCGTACGACCGGTTTCAGCCGGTTTCGCCGTACCGATGTTCGCTCTGTTCTCGGCCGGGGTCAGCGTCTCCGGCGATGCCCTGCACGCGGTCTTCACCCGTCCCGAGACCCTCGGCGTGATCCTCGGTCTGGTGGTCGGCAAGACGTTCGGCATCTTCGGCGGCACCTGGCTGGCCGCCCGCTTCACCAAGGCCGAACTCAACGAGGACCTGGCCTGGCCCGACGTCCTGGCGGTCTCGGCGCTGGCCGGCATCGGCTTCACCGTCTCCCTGCTCATCGGCGAGCTGGCCTTCGCCGGCGACCCCGAGATGACGGACGAGATCAAGGCGGCCGTTCTGCTCGGCTCGCTGACGGCCGCACTGCTGGCCTGTGTGCTGCTGAAACTCCGGGTACGCAAGTACCAGGCCCTGTGCGCGGCGGAGGATCTCGACGAGGACCAGGACGGCATCCCGGACGTGTACGAGAAGGACAACCCGGATTACCACCTGAGGATGGCCGAGATCCACGAGAAGAAGGCGGCGGAGCACCGGCGCATGGCGGAAGTCGCGAGTGCGTCGCGCGCCGAAGGCGACAGTCCGGCATGA